AGCAGTGAAATATGGTGAgttaatatatataaatatcatTTGTAATGATGAGTGACTTTATTGATGAAAGATGGTGAgttaatatatataaatatcatTTATAATGATGAGTGACTTTATGGATGAAATATGGTgagttaatatatatataaatatcatTTATAATGAGGAGTGACTTTATGGATGAAATATGGTgagttaatatatatataaatataatttaTAATGATGAGTGACTTTATGGATGAAATATGGTGAgttaatatatataaatatcatTCATAATGATGAGTGACTTTATGGATGAAATATGGTGAgttaatatatataaatatcatTCATAATGATGAGTGACTTTATGGATGAAATATGGTGAgttaatatatataaatatcatTCATAATGAGGAGTGACTTTATGGATGAAATATGGATTATGATTTTTGAGAACAACTTTGTGTCGAGAGAGCTACAGGTATCCAAAAAACTTAAGAGGTCGTAGAAAAGGAACacagattattatatattttttaataagtTATGTGGTTGAAGAATTTGTGCACTGGAGTGCCTGGACCTGGTAATTTGTCAACCACATAAACATTTTGGGGAGATTTGATTGTTCCTGTTTAATGTATTATGTTTTATTATAACAGAGTGGCTTTGATTTGACTAATTTACTGCTATTGACATTACTTTGATTTAGTTACCTAAAGTACAACTATCTTATTTCCTAACTAACTtctcttgtgtgtgtgcgtgcgtgtgcatgtgtgtgtgcttgtgtgtgtgtgtgtgtgtgtgtgtgtgtgtgtgtgtgtgtgtgtgtgtgtgtgtgtgtgtgtgtgtgtttcagagtggGGGTTACGACGTGGACCTGTTTGTGGACGGTCCAGACTATGACCTGCTCTGCACCATCTGTAGAGCTGTCCTGAGGTGTCCTGTCAGAGTGGCCTGTAACCATGTCTTCTGCAAGACCTGCATCCTACAGTGGCTCAGGAGGTACAGTACACTGGATCATGTCCTCAGTTTAGGACACACTGTAGATAGAAGGAATATTGTAACTATAACTGGTTATTCATTAGGAAAGACAGTAGCTGTATTATTATGAAAGGTAGGAAGCAACATCCCACTGGACATGCACTTGTTGAATCAAcgctgtttccacgtcatttcaattaaatggaaccaacgtggaatagacgttgaattgatgtctgtgcccagtgggatgtgttACTAGAACACAAGATTCTGATTTTGGTACATTTTCACAGTGCTGAAAGATGATTACCATCTAGTTTCTTCAGGTTTCGACTGTAGAAATTATCATTTTAAAGTGTAAAATTAATGTTATTGATTCAATTCAGCTCTCTTCTCTAGACAGGAGACATGTCCCTGCTGTAGGAACACTATCAGTCCCAGCTTTATGTTCGTCATGTACAAATTGAGTAAAACTATCAGCCGCCTCAGGATTAAGGTGAGTTATCACAGCCTGATGTTGCTAAGTGTTTCTATTACAAAGTAATGGAGTTCATTTTTCTCTGTAAGCAATGTATGAGGGCCACATAGTGGGAAGGAAATTGGATGTTTCAAGCATAGAGGAACTTTCCCTGTCTCATATGTCATCATGCCTCTCATATTGAATAAATTATTTATTCATAAATCATTCAAACAACCTTCGGCAATCTTTGACTTTCCCACACTCTTCcacttcttctcctctcttctcctcttcactcctcttctcttctcccctctaatctctctccttccctctccgcTCATCTCTGCTCTACCACTCTCACTCTCCCCTGTAGTGTAACAATGAGGGATGCTCGGCCACTTTCCCTCTGTCTGAGGAGTTCCTCCATAGTTCCTCCTGCCAGTTCCAGAGGGTTCCATGCCCCCACCAGGGCTGTGGTTCCTTGGTGCCCCGCTCAGCCCTGGAGGTCCACTCACAGCACTGCCAGCACTGGAGCCAGCTCTGCCCCATGGGCTGTGGTACTCTGCTCACACAGGCCACCCAGCCCCAACACAACTGCTTCAGGTGGGTGGGTGTTAAAACACTGGGAGTGGGTGGATGTTAAAACACTGGGAGTGGGTGGATGTTAAAACACTGGGAGTGGGTGGATGTTTAAACACTGGGAGTGGGTGGGTGTTAAAACACTGGGAGTGGGTGGATGTTTAAACACTGGGAGTGGGTGGATGTTAAAACACTGGGAGTGGGTGGATGTTTAAACACTGGGAGTGGGTGTGTGTTAAAACACTGGGAGTGGGTGGATGTTAAAACACTGGGAGGGGTGTATGTTAAAACACTGGGAGTGGGTGGATGTTAAAACACTGGGAGTGGGTGGATGTTAAAACACTGGGAGTGGGTGGATGTTTAAACACTGGGAGTGGGTGGGTGTTAAAACACTGAGAGTGGGTGGAAGTTAAAACACTGGGAGTGGGTGGGTGTTAAAACACTGGGAGTGGGTGGGTGTTAAAACACTGGGAGTGGGTGGATGAGGTGAGACAGAATGGATATGGtgtttgtattttgaatttaGAAGCATTCCTCTATTTATTTTGTAGTAGATTAGGTGAGTTTTCTATCCTGGAATCCAAACTGAATATTACTGAAAAGGAAAGGAAGTGGAACAATATTCAGTTTGCATTCCAGGCTAGAATTTCCCCTTTATAATGCTCTGAGTCGATAATCAAGTCATAAGAAGGAATTCCCCTCGACCACGGCCACAAATTGGGGGAAACAAACATTATTTCCCATTGACCCCCGTTGTAAAAGAACCAACTTTGTCGTAGATGTTTTgttatacaaaaataacaaaacatgttGAAAAGCTGCTTTGTTGTTCAATGTTCCCACATAGGGGAATAGAGCCTGTGGCTTCAGGTGTGGGAGAGTGGTGTGGGAGAGTGGGAATAGCGGGGACCCGGTGTCCTAGTAGGGTACATGTATCTATCTGTGTAGAAAACATTTCATTACAGGTAAGACATTTATCTTCTTTAGTACAGTCCGTTTGtgactccactcactacttgtagctttATAGTCTGTTTGTGGAGCAggtcttggctagcttaatgttctgGTTGGTAGCAAGCTAGCACTCACATGGCTGCTAGCACTGTCATGAAAAGGGGCATGAGGGAAGCCCTACTATATTACGTTTTTATAAGTAGTGAGAAAGCTCTGGAGCAGGTAATGTTGAACAGTTATCTATGTTGTACTTTAGATATGTTGTActttcttaaatgtagttttgtaattgcctaaaacaagcagacaacaagAAAAATGTGTTTGAAAAAGGTCACGTTTTTAAATGTGAGCCCACGGGGTAACCTAGGTAATCACAGGTTGTCTTCACCCAAGGGGGAGCCACGACATTCTATCTAATACCGATTGGGAGTATATACAAATTCTCTAAGTAAAGCTCTGTATAAATGCATGAATCCCCTATGATGAAAATGATGGTTACCCCAGGCAGCTGAGGCAGCATGTGGAGGCCCAGAGGCAGAGCCACAGAGCCATCGCTAGCGCCCTCCGGAGAAAGATGGGGAGAATGCAGACGGCCATGACACACGTCAGGAGGCAGGTGGCGCTCATCTGTGAGAGCCTAGAGGTcatgggagagggggagggagaaggggaggagggtggagaggtgTATGAGGGATATGGAGAGGGGGAGACTACAGGGGAGAGTAACAcaagcagcagtagcagcagctctTGAGATGGGTAcaggtttttctttttttattttttacaaattattaattacattttatgTGACATAATGGTTTTTATATAAAATCTGTTAATGCAGAAATGTGAAAATGAAAGAGGTTTTGGATTTTAATTATTTTAATGAAACTGTTAATTTCATTTTGGTGTATTTTGTAAAGACTGCAAATGTATTCTTCTGGATTGTTTTCTTTTCAGAATGTTTTTATTAGGTTGATTATTGTATTTCGGCAAAACCAAAACTCAAATGATtaaaaacatgacaaaaacaCTTCCTCATGTCATGGTTTTATTCAATGATTGTTTTCATTTTCATGTATTAAATATGGACTGTCTGCTCAAAAGGACATTGACCTGTAAACAATTAAAACAGCAAGGAAACTCACACCTCATTACTGTTCCTCACATGTAAACATTGACCAAAGGTATGACTTCGGTTGAAGTTCTGTAATATAAAGTATCCCACTACATTTGGTGACATATCTACTTGTAATGCTATGAGAACTTCAAGGGTGTCATAGCGTCATTGGGCCACAGGGAGGCACTAGTCCAACTCTGTAGTAGTATTGTCCTGGGAGATCCTCTCAATCGACTCCATGGAGGAGTGGTCTGATGACTGGGACGGACAGTGCTGGGGCTGCTGGGCCACTGGAGGACCGTCCATCCCAGAATGCATCAGAGGCAGGTAGATGTCATCCATGTTGGGCAGCACAAACACTTTCTGGAATGGAGTGAAGATAGGTTAATTGTTTTATTTGGGGTAGATTGTCTTACTTTGGATTTGTGGggaaggtgagggagggagggaggggggaaggagatgagggggagaggaaaagaggaagaGATAGATGAAAAAAGACAAGGGAGGGCGAGAGGTGAGAGATACAAGGGTAGacaaggtgagggagggaggggagcgagagagagagaggatagaaaaGTCTAACCTGGAACTCATCCTGCAGCTTCTTCTCAATCCACTCACTCACGTGACAGAAGGTGACCTCCCTCTCCCCCAACTTGGGTCTGACACGCAGGTCCATCTTGGGAGGTACACAGAAACTGTACCtggaatatatatacacacacacacacacacacacacacacacacacacacacacacacacacacacacacacacacacacacacacacacaggatcatCAATAAATACATAGAGCCAGTAATCATTTGGCCGGCCTTTTACTCTAATTGACAACAAAATACTTGTCTTTCATGCTGAAGATGCAAGTACATAAATTAATAAATAGAGTGAAGCTGAATGAATACGGACTAGGGACTAGAGGTTGTTTCAGGGCAGCGCCATAGAGTATATCTGAGTGTGGGCCAAACCATATTCTATCAGTAGGGGGAGGAGGGATATTGAGTGTGGGCCATACCATATTGTACTAATAGGGGGAGGTGGGATATTGAGTGTGGGCTGTACCATATTCTATCAGTAAGGGGGGGAAGGGACGTTGAATGTGGGCCGTACCATATTCTATCAGTAAGGGGAGGAGGGATGTTGAATGTGGGCCGTACCATATTCTATctgtagagggaggagggatatTAAGTGTGGGCCATACCATATTCTATGATTAGGGGGAGGAAGGATATTGAGTGTGGGGCTATACTCATAGAggatgatagaggcctctagtggccaaaaggtcATATTAGCATGGGCAGAGCAATTGAGGGCTTTCAcgattttaatgtagtcaactgggtgggacttccaacttcattggcttaTCCCTCCTGGTGACtctgttggagtcatgtccaaccgggtcatcaacagggatcagccaatcgtgaagaagaaaattgacttCCTCAAAATTgagatagcctcaatggcgctgcctatgttgtcacagacgctataatggcacagatacaaagatcagtcctctatctatctctaagGCCGTACCATATTTTATCAGTAGGGGGAGGAGGGATGTTGAGTGTGGGACATACCATACTCTATCAGTAGGGGGAGGAGGGATGTTGAGTGTGGGACATACCATACTCTATCAGTAGGGGGAGGAGGGATGTTGAGTGTGGGACATACCATACTCTATCAGTAGGGGGAGGAGGGATGTTGAGTGTGGGACATACCATACTCTATTAGTAGGGGGAGGAGGGATGTTGAGTGTGGGACATACCATACTCTATCAGTAGGGGAAGGAGGGATGTTGAGTGTGGGACATACCATAGGGATGTTGACAGCCAGTGTTCCAGAAAGCTCCTGAACCTCCACTGCCAGCAGCAGGGGCATGTTGGACATCTCCCCAATCTTCTTTTTGATGAACTCATTCTCTGTCGCCTTCTGGAAGTACTTAGACTTTGCAATTTTGTTGACAAATCTCAAAATCcgcctgcctgtcttcctgccacCAGCAGAAACCctgcagaggggaggagaggaggagagaggaagagagagggatcatgtttaccgtgaatgcagtctccgctaacacaggaacattgcctttaaatatcATTCGGGCTATAA
This genomic stretch from Salvelinus namaycush isolate Seneca chromosome 4, SaNama_1.0, whole genome shotgun sequence harbors:
- the rnf151 gene encoding RING finger protein 151 yields the protein MIFENNFVSRELQSGGYDVDLFVDGPDYDLLCTICRAVLRCPVRVACNHVFCKTCILQWLRRYTLFSRQETCPCCRNTISPSFMFVMYKLSKTISRLRIKCNNEGCSATFPLSEEFLHSSSCQFQRVPCPHQGCGSLVPRSALEVHSQHCQHWSQLCPMGCGTLLTQATQPQHNCFRQLRQHVEAQRQSHRAIASALRRKMGRMQTAMTHVRRQVALICESLEVMGEGEGEGEEGGEVYEGYGEGETTGESNTSSSSSSS